The following proteins are encoded in a genomic region of Eriocheir sinensis breed Jianghai 21 chromosome 2, ASM2467909v1, whole genome shotgun sequence:
- the LOC127001797 gene encoding uncharacterized protein KIAA2026-like encodes MDITDPEQEETVTANDWQPENSTVGSHPFPAEQNGSESLASSRDEEVDDPLSECPDSPTPQPSPASQLQLSLARREISHDSSLDKKNQNTMNEDGEVSGSSEDEESEDEDAGEEEEAGSEDELENGNNKEEGEESASSAAAPPVEKDGESKKASFSLYSGVSDIISGSCSSPSSNSSTPSLPPNKATTPSPSLQSRCSSLVNKSGGGGLLVHHPVTPKKRVVNKTNTDHLSDELNLGYRILMELMSDYQKGSNAPFMEQIEMEPEKNKDYLEVVKRPLWLKKIKADLLDGKYPTITELIGDLRTMLENAYRYYGPANSISKKGLRLEHMMEQKIALLPKEVRDLCTLEKTSGQPPEDITQTHRNKTAKISVNGDNFFSYVMYRVRGCRVQRDKELKKRKMEAVKQAKHDREQEIIEWEKNLMKEPNMTQMKAMWELPQIGHFIFLTLKTLNIYEVPQYEVERMLLMPRASRTLAMLLTSLLSSPQQRQKLSEKPYMPYKVWARKLAHKTLLWYRCYYRENRDSQKVFDQMGIEPQFWQVCGPTNPFDRQLFHEMTYHQRVWLLKSLCDFLLHNHKTVQEVLADQTEADQREYYLGQDRDGNDYLHFPQFCGQNLRIYRRARVPSPEVEREEEELVEGSILPLEKIKEHRKMMRKFRHKYEEEAEWEGSRGKKRKRKRGKGRGRVVDSEEEVGLTCRSRPINLRQRPRARYNEDLEDLGLSSDDEPKPKPKKRQWTVVSESSGESDQDETVEKPEDESNAAEGEDEVVASNSPLPAQPESLTRAQQKNPRAKRGGKKKPTCELCGKTFQNIAALKGHRAVHTKEKQKLALNGDDIPVNNKRPVVGEESRETSEERTFNGADRAVSEEGSVMQNGDCVPEEKRELEKANVKEKDLKDESLHQDKVKVKEEVTENGEVKDDERSNYNLETKLKVEVKDEPDIKEENYNLFESENGLKLTKKEKTILGLQNTWDEDHIKREENVEEPKTSEDKTKEKSPSPPKEPTSFYDGSSYLPDTEMFELVVTSVEQLRALIQKFGDLPDGAGSGSNAGNGTAGEEEKSSTKKTKEEGKKRPSCEVKLHSALCNLLNELSPWETKLLTATKRLRTKLKHEWNDYEKRDPDYVDPAEEAWMSDPEPEPEPPPPPPQESSSSSSSSEESLDEEGNPKRKLRKRKAKRQAVTQIMESATPPVESPSLAQEENAEGYAVSSRGRVRKVKKMVNYDGLDFEKLALQASEEAELERLRKKRKKEEEEKEREEQESKEEQTNSQPSGVHRYLLSQAGQVMGYIDNKGHVHSGSGGKVSGGDRGKVDISSVRNLASQLVTGNKKEAATTPTRPGMMIPPKTFQNLSLKPYVPTVVVAAINDQGSPVYVRVVGEQALQLVKYMRPSIKGRVSQIKLQHHGQTYTVNTNAHMITRNIPGLHDGEATVKPASSVSTDTPTSSTATATARPLTNLQSLATNNSPSVPRVAPISSVVSGVSSSNTLALAYRGVAKQARPTTVSAPVRPQGAAIPRATAQQDVNRLTSVAHTRLVSASPSVVSSVVPPAVRTTASLGSSPTRHTNLISVNQSGNRQSLPTARSQATPVVNRIGVPTNSTATVMQSEAGSLCQTNNQQQIAAVQSTAAVAVAPAQPLGQTITATPVAVPGPGGQTQVQLKLESESLAQLMQRTGSKIVALPNGRGGYTLSLTPGAVQPGQKNQTQIAANTAAKVQVVSGANALLEDTPQTSVVQQQQPQVVQQQTHVISQGVAQPAGVAQQTSLTQQIGVRQVVPVSQVNVSGSSQVVSRVGVQQRVIGNLVSSPQGTRTAQVPTTAVIASHQPGSAIINSSQPTGVLQKVTGTQSQLTGAQTGQHQLVLQQRVATTGTQAAVTPQVNQGVVQQAGATYKQVVVNQPMQQVPQQMVQVAPGSVLQQQQVVRLHPVSGSGRNAPTQKLVQIVQPGGARQVVQMVQQVVASQGQANQGHQQLIYVQGNGQVVQQQAKTSLGTVHHTLQGTTLPQNQGQQIVGQQALGEQKLQTQIVNQQQIIQQQAAGQTQQHIVQQKQQVAQTQVVQQQTQQVMQQHLVVQHQQPQQQQQSQQQQVITQQQQQQAVAQQQQTVVQQQQVVQQQQQTVVQQQPVVQQQQTVVQQQVVQQQGRLVLVRTSQGEQMALQLPDGRVSLLTQEQLQAAINNGSIKVSQQT; translated from the exons ATGGACATTACTGATCCAGAGCAAGAAGAGACAGTCACTGCCAATGATTGGCAACCGGAAAACAGCACTGTGGGTAGTCACCCGTTTCCTGCAGAACAGAATGGCAGTGAGTCATTAGCATCGTCCAGAGATGAGGAAGTTGATGATCCGCTTTCAGAGTGCCCAGACAGTCCCACCCCACAACCATCTCCTGCCTCACAACTTCAGCTCTCTCTTGCAAGGAGAGAAATATCACATGACTCCAGTTTGGATAAAAAAAATCAG AATACCATGAATGAGGATGGGGAAGTCAGTGGCTCTAGTGAAGATGAGGAATCagaagatgaagatgctggggaagaggaagaagctggtTCAGAAGATGAACTAGAGAATGGTAACaacaaggaggaaggggaagagagtgcATCATCTGCAGCTGCACCACCTGTGGAGAAG GATGGGGAGTCCAAGAAGGCCTCATTTTCCCTGTACTCTGGGGTGAGTGACATTATCAGTGGGTCATGCTCCTCCCCTTCATCAAACTCCTCAACTCCGTCCCTTCCCCCAAACAAAGCCACAACCCCCTCACCCAGCCTTCAGAGTCGGTGctccagcctggtgaacaagagtggtggtggtggcctatTGGTGCACCACCCAGTCACTCCAAAGAAGCGAGTTGTCAACAAGACCAATACTGACCACCTCAGTGATGAACTGAACTTGGGATACAG AATCCTGATGGAGCTGATGTCAGACTACCAGAAAGGAAGCAACGCCCCCTTCATGGAGCAAATAGAGATGGAACCTGAGAAGAATAAGGACTACTTGGAGGTAGTGAAGAGACCCCTATGGTTGAAGAAAA TTAAGGCTGATCTTCTGGATGGGAAATACCCTACAATCACAGAGTTGATAGGTGACCTAAGGACCATGCTGGAGAATGCCTACCGCTACTATGGGCCAGCCAACTCCATCTCCAAGAAAGGTCTGAGACTCGAGCACATGATGGAACAGAAGATTGCTCTCCTCCCAAA AGAAGTTCGGGACCTGTGTACTCTTGAGAAAACTTCTGGTCAACCTCCAGAGGACATCACTCAGACACACCGAAATAAAACTGCCAAAATCTCAGTCAATG GAGACAACTTTTTCTCCTATGTGATGTACCGCGTGCGTGGGTGTCGAGTGCAGCGAGACAAggagctgaagaagaggaagatggaggcagTGAAGCAGGCCAAGCATGACCGTGAGCAGGAAATCATTGAGTGGGAGAAGAACCTGATGAAGGAGCCAAACATGACACAAATGAAAGCAATGTGGGAA CTTCCACAGATTGGTCACTTCATCTTCCTGACACTGAAGACCCTCAACATCTATGAGGTCCCTCAGTATGAGGTGGAGCGCATGCTGCTGATGCCCCGGGCCTCTCGCACACTAGCAATGCTGCTcacatccctcctttcttcccctcaacAAAGGCAGAAGCTCAGTGAGAAGCCATACATGCCATACAAAGTCTGGGCACGGAAGCTTGCTCACAAAACTCTGCTGTGGTATAGGTGCTATTATAGGGAAAACCGGGATTCACAGAAG GTATTTGACCAGATGGGTATCGAGCCTCAGTTCTGGCAGGTCTGTGGCCCCACCAACCCCTTTGACCGCCAGCTGTTCCACGAGATGACGTACCATCAGCGGGTCTGGCTTCTTAAATCTCTCTGTGATTTCCTCCTA CACAACCACAAAACTGTCCAGGAAGTATTAGCAGACCAGACTGAGGCAGATCAGCGGGAATATTATCTGGGGCAAGACCGAGATGGCAACGATTACCTACACTTCCCTCAGTTTTGTGGACAGAACCTCAGAATATACAGACGGGCCAGAGTGCCTTCCCCTGaggtggaaagagaggaggaggaattggtagAAGGAAGCATACTTCCTTTAGAGAAGATTAAGGAACATaggaaaatgatgagaaaatTTAGACAT AAGTATGAAGAGGAAGCAGAGTGGGAAGgctcaagaggaaaaaagaggaagcgaaagagaggcaagggaagaggcCGGGTTGTTGattcagaggaggaggtgggcctGACCTGTAGGAGTCGACCCATCAACCTTAGGCAGCGACCACGGGCCAGGTACAATGAAGACCTTGAGGACCTGGGTCTGTCCTCAGATGATGAACCAAAGCCAAAACCAAAAAAGAGACAGTGGACAGTGGTATCAGAGTCCTCTGGTGAGAGTGATCAAGATGAGACTGTAGAGAAGCCTGAGGATGAGAGCAATGCAgcagaaggggaggatgaggtggTGGCCAGCAACAGCCCCTTGCCAGCTCAGCCTGAGAGTCTcacaagggcacaacaaaagAACCCAAGGGCCAAacggggaggaaagaag aaaccCACTTGCGAGCTCTGTGGAAAGACATTCCAGAATATTGCTGCCTTGAAAGGTCATCGGGCTGTTCACACCAAGGAAAAA CAAAAGTTAGCTCTCAATGGAGATGACATTCCAGTAAACAACAAAAGACCTGTCGTGGGTGAGGAGTCAAGAGAAACCTCAGAGGAGAGGACTTTCAATGGTGCTGATAGAGCTGTGAGTGAGGAGGGCAGTGTGATGCAGAATGGTGACTGTGTGCCTGAGGAGAAAAGAGAACTTGAAAAAGCAAATGTTAAGGAAAAAGATCTGAAAGATGAATCTCTCCATCAGGATAAAGTcaaggtaaaggaggaagtaacTGAAAATGGGGaagtgaaagatgatgaaagatcCAATTATAATCTTGAAACGAAATTAAAAGTGGAAGTCAAGGATGAACCAGacattaaagaagaaaattataatcTTTTTGAAAGTGAAAATGGCCTAAAActtacaaagaaggaaaagacaatcCTGGGCTTGCAAAACACTTGGGATGAGGATCACattaagagggaagagaatgtgGAGGAACCCAAGACTAGTGAAGACAAGACCAAAGAAAAATCCCCCTCGCCTCCCAAGGAACCCACTTCCTTCTATGATGGCTCATCTTACTTACCAGACACTGAAATGTTTGAGTTGGTCGTCACATCAGTGGAGCAGCTGCGGGCCCTCATCCAAAAGTTTGGGGACCTTCCTGACGGTGCAGGCTCAGGCTCAAATGCAGGCAATGGCacagcaggagaggaggagaaaagcagtACTAAAAAAACAAAG gaagaaggaaagaagcgtCCATCCTGTGAAGTAAAGTTACATAGCGCCCTTTGCAATTTGCTGAATGAGCTCAGTCCCTGGGAGACCAAGCTGCTTACTGCTACCAAGAGACTCCGCACAAAATTAAAGCACGAGTGGAATGACTATGAAAAGAG AGATCCCGACTACGTGGACCCAGCTGAGGAGGCGTGGATGAGTGACCCAGAGCCAGAACCTGAACCCCCTCCGCCACCCCCTCAGGagtcctcatcatcctcatcgtcCAGTGAAGAGTCCCTGGATG AGGAGGGTAATCCAAAGCGCAaactgaggaagagaaaagcaaagcgGCAAGCAGTAACACAGATAATGGAATCAGCAACCCCTCCAGTGGAATCCCCAAGTTTAGCCCAGGAGGAGAATGCTGAAGGGTATGCTGTCTCTTCCAGAGGGAGAGTGCGCAAAGTGAAAAAGATGGTCAACTATGATGGCCTGGACTTTGAGAAGCTTGCCCTACAAGCATCTGAAGAGGCTGAGTTAGAAAgactaagaaagaaaagaaagaaggaagaagaagagaaggagcgggAAGAGCAAGAATCTAAAGAGGAACAAACTAATTCTCAGCCTTCAGGGGTTCACCGCTACTTATTATCCCAGGCAGGACAGGTCATGGGCTACATTGACAATAAGGGTCATGTACACTCTGGCAGTGGAGGCAAAGTTTCTGGAGGTGACCGGGGGAAGGTTGACATAAGCTCTGTTCGTAATCTGGCAAGTCAACTGGTTACAGGAAACAAAAAGGAAGCTGCAACAACTCCTACAAGGCCTGGCATGATGATCCCCCCAAAGACCTTCCAGAACCTAAGTCTAAAGCCTTATGTGCCAACTGTTGTTGTGGCTGCTATCAATGACCAAGGCTCTCCAGTGTACGTCCGAGTTGTGGGTGAACAGGCCTTGCAGCTGGTGAAGTACATGAGGCCAAGCATCAAGGGTCGTGTCTCCCAGATCAAACTCCAGCACCATGGTCAGACTTACACCGTTAACACAAATGCTCACATGATAACACGCAACATTCCAGGACTACATGATGGTGAAGCCACAGTAAAGCCTGCATCATCTGTTTCCACAGACACACCTACCTCATCTACAGCCACAGCCACAGCAAGGCCTCTGACAAATCTACAGAGCCTAGCAACAAACAACTCTCCCAGTGTGCCTCGGGTGGCACCAATATCCTCTGTGGTGAGTGGTGTATCGTCATCAAACACCTTAGCACTAGCCTACAGAGGAGTGGCTaagcaggcaagaccaacaactGTAAGTGCACCAGTCAGACCACAAGGTGCAGCTATCCCCAGGGCCACAGCTCAGCAAGATGTAAACCGTCTTACTTCAGTGGCTCACACAAGACTAGTATCGGCTTCTCCTTCAGTAGTGTCTTCAGTTGTGCCACCAGCTGTCAGAACAACTGCAAGTCTGGGTTCCTCACCTACAAGACATACTAATTTGATATCTGTAAATCAGTCTGGAAACAGACAATCCCTTCCTACTGCTAGATCTCAGGCTACCCCAGTAGTGAACAGAATTGGTGTACCTACAAATTCAACAGCAACGGTAATGCAGTCAGAAGCTGGTTCATTGTGTCAAACAAATAATCAGCAGCAAATTGCAGCAGTACAGTCCACAGCAGCTGTGGCAGTGGCTCCTGCACAGCCTCTGGGCCAGACAATAACAGCTACACCTGTTGCTGTACCTGGCCCTGGGGGACAGACACAGGTGCAGTTAAAGCTTGAATCTGAGTCTTTGGCACAATTAATGCAGCGCACAGGGAGCAAAATAGTGGCCTTACCCAATGGTCGAGGAGGGTATACCTTATCCCTCACCCCCGGTGCAGTTCAGCCTGGACAAAAGAACCAGACACAAATAGCTGCCAACACAGCAGCAAAGGTACAGGTGGTATCTGGGGCAAATGCTTTGTTGGAAGATACACCACAGACTTCAGTTGTGCAGCAGCAACAGCCACAAGTTGTTCAGCAGCAGACCCATGTAATATCTCAAGGGGTAGCTCAGCCAGCAGGTGTTGCACAGCAGACATCACTAACACAGCAGATTGGAGTGAGACAAGTAGTTCCAGTCAGTCAAGTCAATGTCTCTGGGTCAAGTCAGGTTGTTTCAAGAGTAGGTGTGCAACAGAGAGTTATTGGTAATCTGGTATCCTCACCACAAGGAACAAGAACAGCTCAAGTCCCAACAACAGCTGTAATTGCTTCACACCAACCAGGAAGTGCGATTATAAACTCAAGTCAGCCAACAGGTGTGTTGCAGAAAGTAACAGGCACACAGTCTCAGCTGACAGGTGCTCAGACAGGTCAGCATCAGCTTGTGTTGCAGCAGAGAGTAGCAACCACAGGCACCCAGGCTGCTGTAACACCTCAGGTTAATCAGGGTGTTGTCCAGCAGGCTGGTGCCACATATAAACAAGTAGTTGTTAACCAACCAATGCAGCAAGTTCCACAACAAATGGTTCAAGTAGCTCCAGGGTCAGTTTTGCAGCAACAACAAGTGGTGAGGCTACATCCAGTCAGTGGGAGCGGTAGAAATGCACCCACTCAGAAACTGGTTCAGATTGTGCAGCCAGGAGGGGCACGTCAAGTGGTGCAGATGGTTCAGCAGGTGGTTGCTAGTCAGGGACAGGCAAATCAAGGACATCAACAGCTGATCTATGTCCAGGGAAATGGCCAAGTGGTTCAACAACAGGCTAAAACAAGCTTAGGAACTGTTCACCACACATTGCAAGGAACTACTTTACCACAGAATCAAGGGCAACAGATTGTTGGACAGCAAGCTCTTGGAGAACAAAAGCTTCAGACACAAATTGTAAATCAGCAGCAAATAATTCAACAGCAAGCAGCAGGCCAGACACAGCAACACATAGTACAGCAGAAACAACAAGTAGCACAAACACAAGTTGTGCAGCAGCAAACACAGCAAGTAATGCAACAACATTTGGTTGTGCAGCATCAACAaccccaacaacagcagcagtcaCAGCAACAGCAAGTAAtaacgcagcagcagcagcagcaagctgTGGCTCAGCAGCAGCAAACTGTTGTTCAGCAGCAGCAAGTcgttcaacaacagcaacagactgTAGTTCAACAGCAGCCAGTTGTTCAACAGCAACAGACTGTAGTTCAACAGCAAGTAGTTCAGCAACAGGGTCGGTTGGTCTTGGTAAGAACGTCTCAGGGTGAACAGATGGCTCTTCAGCTGCCTGATGGAAGAGTCTCACTGCTTACACAAGAACAATTGCAAGCAGCAATAAACAATGGATCTATAAAGGTTAGCCAACAAACCTAA
- the LOC127001782 gene encoding zinc finger protein neuro-d4-like isoform X3 — protein sequence MTSRGRMRGGGRGRGRGSKTLDPSFRYTLNRTGLYQCVHPRMIQMPDEERPKRNKRAKKVFDPSEGGLNVAGRKKAVHRCDVCFQTVGQHTVQEDLLVCHRCSARAHPSCLGYSAELAVRSRLGPWTCMDCKHCAICNMDHNIGTLIFCDECDRAYHLTCHQPPLNEQPQGSWICFACSPHSSQNPYDCLPGLPTPRDSPVPDDESRGSSGSWDNNIYDPEVPNVTLWTVEQIIEYFNEKGFKTVSDVFKEQDIDGTALLMLTRSDVLMGLNLKLGPALKVYKHVRILQTRLTNPPLPGL from the exons ATGACAAGCAGGGGACGGATGCGGGGAGGGGGCCGCGGCCGGGGCCGGGGCAGCAAGACGCTTGACCCCTCCTTTAGGTACACGCTAAACAGAACG GGGCTCTACCAATGTGTCCACCCTCGGATGATTCAAATGCCAGACGAGGAGAGACCCAAGCGGAATAAG AGAGCTAAGAAAGTGTTTGACCCCAGCGAGGGAGGGTTGAACGTCGCGGGTCGCAAAAAAGCCGTCCACCGGTGTGATGTGTGCTTCCAGACGGTGGGGCAGCACACTGTGCAGGAGGACCTCTTGGTGTGTCACAGATGCTCGGCAAGAG CTCATCCAAGCTGTTTGGGGTACAGTGCCGAGTTGGCCGTTCGCAGTCGGCTAGGACCATGGACGTGCATGGATTGCAAACATTGTGCTATATGCAACATGGACCACAATATT GGTACACTGATATTCTGCGACGAGTGCGACAGAGCATATCACCTTACCTGCCACCAGCCTCCCCTGAACGAGCAGCCACAGGGCTCCTGGATATGCTTTGCATGTTCTCCACACTCTTCACAAAATC CATATGATTGCCTGCCTGGTCTTCCAACTCCACGAGACTCTCCAGTACCTGATGATGAAAGCCGTGGCTCAAGTGGTTCCTGGGACAACAATATTTATGACCCAGAGGTGCCCAATGTTACACTCTGGACTGTGGAGCAAATCATCGAATACTTCAATGAGAAAGGATTTAAGACAGTCTCAGACGTCTTCAAAGAACAG GACATTGATGGGACGGCGCTGCTGATGCTCACTCGCTCAGATGTGCTGATGGGCCTCAACCTGAAGCTTGGGCCAGCACTGAAAGTATACAAGCATGTGAGGATCCTCCAAACCAGACTCACAAACCCTCCCCTCCCTGGACTGTAG
- the LOC127001782 gene encoding zinc finger protein neuro-d4-like isoform X2: MESHQYNASDSNQNIMTSRGRMRGGGRGRGRGSKTLDPSFRYTLNRTGLYQCVHPRMIQMPDEERPKRNKRAKKVFDPSEGGLNVAGRKKAVHRCDVCFQTVGQHTVQEDLLVCHRCSARAHPSCLGYSAELAVRSRLGPWTCMDCKHCAICNMDHNIGTLIFCDECDRAYHLTCHQPPLNEQPQGSWICFACSPHSSQNPYDCLPGLPTPRDSPVPDDESRGSSGSWDNNIYDPEVPNVTLWTVEQIIEYFNEKGFKTVSDVFKEQDIDGTALLMLTRSDVLMGLNLKLGPALKVYKHVRILQTRLTNPPLPGL; encoded by the exons ATGGAATCCCACCAATATAATGCATCTGACTCTAATCAG AATATCATGACAAGCAGGGGACGGATGCGGGGAGGGGGCCGCGGCCGGGGCCGGGGCAGCAAGACGCTTGACCCCTCCTTTAGGTACACGCTAAACAGAACG GGGCTCTACCAATGTGTCCACCCTCGGATGATTCAAATGCCAGACGAGGAGAGACCCAAGCGGAATAAG AGAGCTAAGAAAGTGTTTGACCCCAGCGAGGGAGGGTTGAACGTCGCGGGTCGCAAAAAAGCCGTCCACCGGTGTGATGTGTGCTTCCAGACGGTGGGGCAGCACACTGTGCAGGAGGACCTCTTGGTGTGTCACAGATGCTCGGCAAGAG CTCATCCAAGCTGTTTGGGGTACAGTGCCGAGTTGGCCGTTCGCAGTCGGCTAGGACCATGGACGTGCATGGATTGCAAACATTGTGCTATATGCAACATGGACCACAATATT GGTACACTGATATTCTGCGACGAGTGCGACAGAGCATATCACCTTACCTGCCACCAGCCTCCCCTGAACGAGCAGCCACAGGGCTCCTGGATATGCTTTGCATGTTCTCCACACTCTTCACAAAATC CATATGATTGCCTGCCTGGTCTTCCAACTCCACGAGACTCTCCAGTACCTGATGATGAAAGCCGTGGCTCAAGTGGTTCCTGGGACAACAATATTTATGACCCAGAGGTGCCCAATGTTACACTCTGGACTGTGGAGCAAATCATCGAATACTTCAATGAGAAAGGATTTAAGACAGTCTCAGACGTCTTCAAAGAACAG GACATTGATGGGACGGCGCTGCTGATGCTCACTCGCTCAGATGTGCTGATGGGCCTCAACCTGAAGCTTGGGCCAGCACTGAAAGTATACAAGCATGTGAGGATCCTCCAAACCAGACTCACAAACCCTCCCCTCCCTGGACTGTAG
- the LOC127001782 gene encoding uncharacterized protein LOC127001782 isoform X1, giving the protein MVTNKEREIIIEAIRVLRSRRVRPSARKIAWYVRREHLLSEATTEAVLDELVESEDVLRVEYKGATSYRVAASWSKAALVRRRPTRTKVNVMNSEATCRALRMAVEACDPGGASKSQIEEKLVALGQGRLVDKLDVLLHREIRAGTLLRVETTHRTATLITYVVPADAPQPPPSPPSPTPEYEYNEETYPVEEMIEEVEEEDTQETKDNVMDIKEEPLDEQLVASHSAKEPSLKRGLTGRRRGRPPLKSYSIHPSSSRGRAPSRRNKRAKKVFDPSEGGLNVAGRKKAVHRCDVCFQTVGQHTVQEDLLVCHRCSARAHPSCLGYSAELAVRSRLGPWTCMDCKHCAICNMDHNIGTLIFCDECDRAYHLTCHQPPLNEQPQGSWICFACSPHSSQNPYDCLPGLPTPRDSPVPDDESRGSSGSWDNNIYDPEVPNVTLWTVEQIIEYFNEKGFKTVSDVFKEQDIDGTALLMLTRSDVLMGLNLKLGPALKVYKHVRILQTRLTNPPLPGL; this is encoded by the exons ATGGTTACCAACAAGGAGAGGGAAATAATAATTGAGGCTATCCGGGTCCTCAGGTCTCGTCGAGTGAGACCTAGTGCTCGAAAAATTGCCTGGTATGTCAGGCGTGAACACCTACTGTCGGAGGCGACGACGGAGGCGGTACTTGACGAGCTCGTGGAAAGTGAGGATGTACTGCGCGTGGAATATAAAGGTGCAACCTCGTATCGTGTTGCAGCGTCGTGGTCCAAGGCTGCCCTTGTTCGTCGCCGGCCCACACGTACTAAAGTTAATGTTATGAACAGTGAGGCAACCTGTCGCGCACTGCGGATGGCAGTGGAGGCATGCGATCCGGGCGGCGCCAGCAAGAGCCAAATCGAGGAAAAGTTGGTCGCCTTAGGGCAGGGACGTTTGGTGGACAAACTGGACGTGCTGCTTCATCGCGAAATACGTGCTGGTACACTTCTGCGTGTAGAGACAACACACCGCACCGCCACGCTCATCACCTACGTGGTACCTGCCGACgcccctcaacctcctccctcgcctccctctcctactcccgAGTATGAGTATAACGAGGAGACATACCCTGTCGAGGAAATGATCGAGGAAGTCGAAGAGGAGGATACACAGGAGACTAAAGACAACGTTATGGATATTAAAGAAGAACCATTAGATGAACAGCTGGTCGCGTCTCATTCAGCCAAGGAGCCCTCCCTGAAGCGAGGCCTGACAGGCCGGCGGCGCGGGCGACCCCCACTCAAGAGTtactccatccatccttcctcgtCACGGGGTCGAGCACCATCACGCCGCAACAAG AGAGCTAAGAAAGTGTTTGACCCCAGCGAGGGAGGGTTGAACGTCGCGGGTCGCAAAAAAGCCGTCCACCGGTGTGATGTGTGCTTCCAGACGGTGGGGCAGCACACTGTGCAGGAGGACCTCTTGGTGTGTCACAGATGCTCGGCAAGAG CTCATCCAAGCTGTTTGGGGTACAGTGCCGAGTTGGCCGTTCGCAGTCGGCTAGGACCATGGACGTGCATGGATTGCAAACATTGTGCTATATGCAACATGGACCACAATATT GGTACACTGATATTCTGCGACGAGTGCGACAGAGCATATCACCTTACCTGCCACCAGCCTCCCCTGAACGAGCAGCCACAGGGCTCCTGGATATGCTTTGCATGTTCTCCACACTCTTCACAAAATC CATATGATTGCCTGCCTGGTCTTCCAACTCCACGAGACTCTCCAGTACCTGATGATGAAAGCCGTGGCTCAAGTGGTTCCTGGGACAACAATATTTATGACCCAGAGGTGCCCAATGTTACACTCTGGACTGTGGAGCAAATCATCGAATACTTCAATGAGAAAGGATTTAAGACAGTCTCAGACGTCTTCAAAGAACAG GACATTGATGGGACGGCGCTGCTGATGCTCACTCGCTCAGATGTGCTGATGGGCCTCAACCTGAAGCTTGGGCCAGCACTGAAAGTATACAAGCATGTGAGGATCCTCCAAACCAGACTCACAAACCCTCCCCTCCCTGGACTGTAG